The Natrinema amylolyticum genome includes the window TCTACCGGGATATAAACGTCCCGCACGACCGTCGAATCGCCCGACAGAAACACCTGCAATAGTCCTCGAGACCGCCACTACCCTCGAGCGGAGGTCGCAATGACGAACGACGCCTCGAGCGCGGGCGGTGAACCCGCGACCGAACGGGACTCAGACGCCTCGAGTGTGCTGCCGGACTGTCCGCGGGACCCGGACGCCTCGAGCGTGCTGCCGGACTGTCCGAGCTGTGGGGAGCCGATCATCACGACGACCGTCGTCGGGCCGACGGACGGCTACGCGGCCCCCTGTGGCTGTCGTGTATCGCCTGCTGCGCTCCCGAGTGCGGACGATGAGTAACGATTGCCTCGACGGGCACGGTGCCCGCAGGCGGGTCGGGTCGGACCAGCCGCCTCGAGTCGCCGAGACTCGAATCGGGCTCGAGAGCCTCTCTCAGCGGTCGTTTCACCCGTTCGTACGTTCTCCCACAAAACACATTGGGAGAACGTTGATTATTGTTTCACCGTACATTCTATATGCCTTTATGAATGACTTTCCGTCTCACGACACCTGTAGAGCCGATGGTGGCACCCCGTTCGTGACCGAACGGAAGTCCGATGAAACGACGGTAGAGGCCATTCTCCGGAGCATCGCCGCGATAACTGGCGTCGACGAAACCGACCTCGAACCCCTCTACGACGCCGTGGAGGTCGACGCGCTGGCGACGTTCGTCACCCACGCCGAACGACGCGACCGGTCGGTGCAAGTGTCGTTCGGATACGAGGGCTACACCGTCGTCGCCGACGGAGACGGATCGATACGGGTCGTCGACGATCCCCCGCAGAACCCGCTGATGGGATCTGACTGAGAGGGGCAGTATCGGTCCGGTCCGCACTTCTCCTAAGCACCGGTGAGAGTGAAATCGGGTTTGGTCCCGGAATCGAGCTTCTCAGCCACTATAGCCGGTAGCCCGACCTCGGCGAGTAGGATCGGGCACGTGCAGCGACGATCGAAACCGCTGCCTCGAGTGCCCGATTATCCGGTCGCTACCGGCCACGCGGCTGTGATCTCGAATCGGTTGGGTGTCGTTACCGTCATCGGCCCGGCGGAGAATGGACGGACTACCAAATAGGGAACCCCTCTTGACATCGGGCAATGGCACAGAAGACCGGCGGCAACCCTCGATCGAGACTCCATCGAATCGGGTCGCTGTTCTCGAATCGATACGGGCGATCCGCGCGGAACGAGGATTCGAGCCTCGAGGTGACCGTCGTCGACTCGATACGGGACGTGGGGAAAGCGCAGTGGAACGGGATCGTCGAGCGCTCGAGTCGCGGCAGCGTGTTTCACCGCTACGAGTGGCTCGACGCGATCGAGACGGGACTGGGCTATACGCCCCGCCACCTCGAGATCACCAAGGACGGGAACACGATCGGGGGGATGCCGAACTTCGTAGTCGAAATCGAGAAGACGCCGTTCAACCGGCTCTCGTCGCTGTATCCGGGCTTCGGCGGGCCGTTGCTCCCGACGGACACGAAGGAGTCCCTTGAGCGCGTAACCGAGGCCGTCCCGAAACTCTGTGGCGGACGGACGATCGTCCACCAGATCCGGGGGCTGGACATGAGCTATCTCCGGTATAACGACGCCTTCCAGTCCCAGGGTTATCAACCCTATCGGCGGGAGTGTCGGTTCCTGCTCGATCTCACCAAGGGCCACGACGAGATCCTCGCGGACATGAGCCGGACCCGGCGGCGGGGGATCGAACACGGCCGGGACGTGGACTACGAGGTCGTCGAGGAGGAGATCACTCGGGAGAATCTGCATCGATTCCATCGCACCTACGAACGCGTCATGGACCGCGTCGGCGGCGAGGTGTACCCGTTCTCGTTCTTCGAGGCGCTGCAAGGGATGGACGACAGACTCCTCTTGCTGACGATTCGGATCGACGGCGAGTACGCGGGCGGGATGCTCGAGTTGCTCGACGACGAACGCGACTCGATTCACGGCTTCTTCGCCGCCGTTCCGCAGGAGTACTTCGACGATCACGCCTCGGAACTGCTCTACGATCACGTCTTCCAGTGGGGGATCGACAACGGCTACGAGACCTACGACTTCGGGAGTACGAACACGGACTTCGAGGACGGCGTCTTCCGATTCAAGGAAGGGTTCGGTGGCCGGGCCGTCCCGGTCCTCGTTTGGGAGCGCGGCTGTAGCCCCCTCTGGCCGCTGGTAAAGGCGGGGCGGGCACTCTACTGGCCGTATTACACGTAATTCGTCCCGGCGGGTCAGTGGGTGCCAGCAGCCTACTCGCCGTGACGCGGCGTGACTGGCGATCTATCGAAAGCGAGCGGGAGAACCACTGCTTCTCGTCCGCACCCCCCCCCCCCATTTTACAGTGTAAAATCCACTTACGACGAGAGTTTGCTCGAGACGGGATCGACAGCTCTCTGCTGTCTCCGGGTTTTAAACAGCTTATTTTCGGCATATATTAAACCGTGAACAGTCACAACTGTTTTCTATCAGTATCCGTTATTTCCGTCCCATGCGATACGTGACATACGTTCTCACACCGGCACGGGGATACTTCGATGCGGGCGCAGAACGACTCCGCGAGCTGGGCGTCACGTTCGAGTCCATTCAGCACATCGATCGCCTCACCGACGGCACGATCATCACCCAAAAGGTAGTCCGCGGGGAGCGAGCGGCCGTCCGGAACGCGCTCAAGGAGACTGGGCCGACAGTCGCCGACTACCAGCTCACCGACGACGGCGAGAGGACGATCCTCCAGTTGCACTACCGACCGAGCGATCTCACGCGAGAGCTCCTCGCGATCCATCACCGACACGCGGTGTTGCTGGACTACCCCCTCGAGTACGCGGGACTGGAGAACCGGAGCCTTCGCGTCTCGGAGATCGGCCGCGAGGAGGCGTTGCGACGGGTCATCGAGGAGACGCGGGCGATCGTTGACGTCGAAATCGAGCGCCTCAGCGACTACGACCCGTCCGAGGCGCGTCCCTTCGCTGACCTGACGGACCGCCAGCGGGAGGTGCTTCGCGTCGCGGTCGAGGAGGGATATTACGAAGAGCCCCGTCAGGTGACTTACGAGGAGATCGCAGCCCGACTCGAGTGTTCCGCCGGGACCGTTGGCCAACACCTCCGTCGGATCGAAGCCCGACTCATGTCGACGCTTATCGCGGGCGACGATTCGCGGACCGACGCCGACCGTGAGCGAGGTCGGGCACCGACCGGCCCGTCCCGATAAGCGATGCTCACGTTCCAGCCTCCGTCCCGCGATCTCGAGCGGGCGGAGAGCGACCAGTGAAACCGAACCGCTGGCGCTCGACTGCGGCCGATCGCATGGCGAGCCAGCGGCTCCGTCGAACCAGTGAGAGATCAGTCACCGCCCTCGATACCGGATCGATGCGAGCAGTGACGCGAATGGCGACTTGTATCCGGTCGGCCATCGTGAGGACTCGTATGACCACCGTGGCCATCGCACTCCGAGATCGACTGCTCGTCTGTGCGGGCGAGGCGACCGATCCCGACGGCTGGACGACGGAGACGCGACTCGAGGGGCGCGACCTCGAGTGCGTCGCAGCGGTCCCCGACGCGCCGGCCCGTTACTACGTCGGGACCGTCGCGGACGGCCTGTTCCGAAGCACCGACGGCGGCGAGACGTTCGACCGGCTCGAGACCGAATTCGCGGCCGAGACCCGGGCACCGACGGACGGAACGGCGACCGGTGAGACCCACGAGAGCGATCGCGTGACGGCCGTGACGATTAGTCCGCACGACTCGCGGGTCGTCTACGCCGGCACGGAGCCCAGCCGGATCTACCGCTCGCGCGATGGCGGCGACTCGTGGACCCGCCTCGAGGGACTCACGGACCTGCCGTCTGAAGACGAGTGGTACTTCCCGCCGCGTCCGGACACCCACCACGTCCGCTGGCTCGAGGTCGATCCGGCCGACCCGGAGCGGCTGTACGTCGGAATCGAAGCGGGCGCGTTCGCGTACACGCCCGACGGCGGCGAGACCTGGCACGAGCGGCCGCCCGGATCGCGCCGGGACAACCACAGTCTGGCGACGCACCCGGATCGAGACGGGCGACTCTACGCCGCGGCCGGCGACGGCTACGCCGAGAGCGACGACGGCGGCGAGACGTGGCGACGGCCGCAGGCCGGCCTCGAGCACACCTACTGCTGGAGCGTCATCCCCGATCCCGGCGATCCGGAGCGGGTACTCGTCTCGAGCGCGCACGGCGCGTCGACGGCCCACATGACGAGTCGCGCGGAGTCGTACGTCTACCGCAAGGAGGGCGGAGAGGAGCACGCGGACGGCGAGGGCGACGTCTCCTGGGAGCGACTCGACGAGCTCGCTCTTCCGACCGGGGAGGGCGTCGTCCGAGCCGTGTTCGCGACGACTGGTGAACCCGGTCTCGTCTACGTCGTGACCAACCGGGGCCTCTTCGTGACGCATGATTTCGGCGATTCGTGGACCGAGATCGATATCGACCGGCCCGACGAGCTCGAGTCGCGGACGCCGCGCGGACTGGTCGCGCTCTCGTGAGTCGGTTCGATGGTGCCCCGGTTCGTTCGACGACCGATCCCGCCGAAGCGGGTGGGCCGCTTCGAAATCCTTTTAGGCGCTACACGGGGATAGTAAGGTAACTGAG containing:
- a CDS encoding helix-turn-helix domain-containing protein translates to MRYVTYVLTPARGYFDAGAERLRELGVTFESIQHIDRLTDGTIITQKVVRGERAAVRNALKETGPTVADYQLTDDGERTILQLHYRPSDLTRELLAIHHRHAVLLDYPLEYAGLENRSLRVSEIGREEALRRVIEETRAIVDVEIERLSDYDPSEARPFADLTDRQREVLRVAVEEGYYEEPRQVTYEEIAARLECSAGTVGQHLRRIEARLMSTLIAGDDSRTDADRERGRAPTGPSR
- a CDS encoding WD40/YVTN/BNR-like repeat-containing protein, which translates into the protein MTTVAIALRDRLLVCAGEATDPDGWTTETRLEGRDLECVAAVPDAPARYYVGTVADGLFRSTDGGETFDRLETEFAAETRAPTDGTATGETHESDRVTAVTISPHDSRVVYAGTEPSRIYRSRDGGDSWTRLEGLTDLPSEDEWYFPPRPDTHHVRWLEVDPADPERLYVGIEAGAFAYTPDGGETWHERPPGSRRDNHSLATHPDRDGRLYAAAGDGYAESDDGGETWRRPQAGLEHTYCWSVIPDPGDPERVLVSSAHGASTAHMTSRAESYVYRKEGGEEHADGEGDVSWERLDELALPTGEGVVRAVFATTGEPGLVYVVTNRGLFVTHDFGDSWTEIDIDRPDELESRTPRGLVALS
- a CDS encoding HalOD1 output domain-containing protein, giving the protein MNDFPSHDTCRADGGTPFVTERKSDETTVEAILRSIAAITGVDETDLEPLYDAVEVDALATFVTHAERRDRSVQVSFGYEGYTVVADGDGSIRVVDDPPQNPLMGSD
- a CDS encoding lipid II:glycine glycyltransferase FemX — translated: MAQKTGGNPRSRLHRIGSLFSNRYGRSARNEDSSLEVTVVDSIRDVGKAQWNGIVERSSRGSVFHRYEWLDAIETGLGYTPRHLEITKDGNTIGGMPNFVVEIEKTPFNRLSSLYPGFGGPLLPTDTKESLERVTEAVPKLCGGRTIVHQIRGLDMSYLRYNDAFQSQGYQPYRRECRFLLDLTKGHDEILADMSRTRRRGIEHGRDVDYEVVEEEITRENLHRFHRTYERVMDRVGGEVYPFSFFEALQGMDDRLLLLTIRIDGEYAGGMLELLDDERDSIHGFFAAVPQEYFDDHASELLYDHVFQWGIDNGYETYDFGSTNTDFEDGVFRFKEGFGGRAVPVLVWERGCSPLWPLVKAGRALYWPYYT